A single region of the Triticum dicoccoides isolate Atlit2015 ecotype Zavitan chromosome 2B, WEW_v2.0, whole genome shotgun sequence genome encodes:
- the LOC119363676 gene encoding uncharacterized protein LOC119363676 has protein sequence MLLCCSVITGWDGDLAFLFIVLSVATFFVQDHPDREVLQAMRLGMYCNADHMAKMVVAATEFRALRSSVNPDAKTKRRVPWDHEVYKAKEEECHLLSSKIFFFAGE, from the exons ATGCTCCTCTGCTGCTCCGTCATCACAGGGTGGGACGGCGACCTCGCCTTCCTGTTCATTGTTCTGTCGGTAGCGACGTTCTTTGTCCAGGATCATCCAGACAGGGAGGTCCTCCAGGCCATGCGTCTAGGCATGTACTGCAACGCCGACCACATGGCTAAGATGGTCGTTGCCGCAACCGAGTTCCGTGCTCTCCGTTCTTCAGTAAATCCAG ATGCGAAAACTAAAAGGCGAGTACCATGGGATCATGAAGTATATAAAGCAAAGGAGGAGGAGTGCCATCTCCTCTCCAGCAAGATATTTTTTTTTGCTGGGGAATGA